Proteins found in one Brachypodium distachyon strain Bd21 chromosome 5, Brachypodium_distachyon_v3.0, whole genome shotgun sequence genomic segment:
- the LOC100845046 gene encoding thioredoxin-like 3-3 isoform X1 — translation MDLTRRRRDGVPSVVDPSFRGLFEACYRSKQGGMGTETGNGKEEAMKNGLDVTGMPLPSSSHSSVHSAGSDPQLKQMLDCLKSTKCPAVINYGASWCGVCSQILRPFCRFSTEFKNLTFIYADIDECPETTQNIRYTPTFHFYRDGERVDEMLGTGEERLHDRLWLHS, via the exons ATGGATCtgacacggcggcggcgcgacggaGTTCCCAGTGTGGTGGACCCTAG TTTCAGGGGTTTGTTTGAAGCGTGCTACAGAAGTAAGCAGGGCGGTATGGGAACCGAGACAGGCAATGGGAAAGAGGAGGCCATGAAGAATGGTCTGGACGTCACCGGCATGCCCCTCCCAAGCAGCTCCCATAGCAGTGTACACAGCGCTGGCAGCGACCCGCAGCTGAAGCAGATGCTTGATTGCCTCAAATCCACCAAATGTCCC GCTGTGATCAACTATGGTGCTTCATG GTGTGGTGTTTGCAGTCAGATTCTTCGACCCTTCTGCAGGTTCAGCACTGAATTCAAGAATCTTACTTTCATCTATGCCGATATTGATGAATGCCCTGAAACAACTCAGAACATACGATACACCCCGACCTTCCACTTTTACCGGGATGGAGAAAGGGTGGATGAGATGCTTGGTACAGGAGAAGAGAGACTGCATGATAGGTTGTGGTTACATTCATGA
- the LOC100845046 gene encoding thioredoxin-like 3-3 isoform X2 has product MDLTRRRRDGVPSVVDPRGLFEACYRSKQGGMGTETGNGKEEAMKNGLDVTGMPLPSSSHSSVHSAGSDPQLKQMLDCLKSTKCPAVINYGASWCGVCSQILRPFCRFSTEFKNLTFIYADIDECPETTQNIRYTPTFHFYRDGERVDEMLGTGEERLHDRLWLHS; this is encoded by the exons ATGGATCtgacacggcggcggcgcgacggaGTTCCCAGTGTGGTGGACCCTAG GGGTTTGTTTGAAGCGTGCTACAGAAGTAAGCAGGGCGGTATGGGAACCGAGACAGGCAATGGGAAAGAGGAGGCCATGAAGAATGGTCTGGACGTCACCGGCATGCCCCTCCCAAGCAGCTCCCATAGCAGTGTACACAGCGCTGGCAGCGACCCGCAGCTGAAGCAGATGCTTGATTGCCTCAAATCCACCAAATGTCCC GCTGTGATCAACTATGGTGCTTCATG GTGTGGTGTTTGCAGTCAGATTCTTCGACCCTTCTGCAGGTTCAGCACTGAATTCAAGAATCTTACTTTCATCTATGCCGATATTGATGAATGCCCTGAAACAACTCAGAACATACGATACACCCCGACCTTCCACTTTTACCGGGATGGAGAAAGGGTGGATGAGATGCTTGGTACAGGAGAAGAGAGACTGCATGATAGGTTGTGGTTACATTCATGA